A window of the Halichoerus grypus chromosome 2, mHalGry1.hap1.1, whole genome shotgun sequence genome harbors these coding sequences:
- the ERLN gene encoding endoregulin, with protein sequence MDKLTNQKLMWNDEFWQNPWDQGGLAVISLFITMILFLIVFAIIFGLLPPLKKVNRHEES encoded by the coding sequence ATGGACAAACTGACAAACCAGAAGCTCATGTGGAATGATGAGTTCTGGCAGAATCCATGGGACCAGGGAGGCCTGGCAGTGATCAGCTTATTCATCACCATGATCCTGTTTCTCATTGTGTTTGCCATTATATTTGGTTTACTCCCTCCACTTAAGAAGGTCAACCGGCATGAAGAGTCGTGA